Part of the Citrus sinensis cultivar Valencia sweet orange chromosome 2, DVS_A1.0, whole genome shotgun sequence genome, CTGTGTGCAGCTCAATTTGGTTTTTCGTTTGTAATGCTCATCATTGATGTTTTTCTTGGGTTGACTGGATTTCGGCTGCCAAGTATACTAGTGACTGATCCAATTGCAAGAAATTATGGGATGAGTAGTGGACACAAGTTAATTATTCAGTCAAGTGAGAGTGCCGGTCATCGGAGATATTTAAGAATACATCAGAGGTAGTATATCAAtcatacaataaataaataatactataatatatatgtatttattttaaaaattcatcatataaataataattatattaaattcaattacagATGCTATGCATGCATCAattgttattgtaaaatttcttcGGTTGCTGTGGCACCTACCGATTTATTGCTTAAGTGCgcttttttcaacaattttagacTTGTAGCTGTCGGAAGTAGTTATTACTTATCACCCGCCGGTGTTTTACAATTAGGGACTTAAAAGGCAACAGTGAAATTTGTTTGAAAACAGTAcacaatttttctaatttttgtgcCAAGTCAATTTCATTCCGTACTAATTTACGTGCTTTTAGCTGCATTTCTTTGGATCATTAATATTTAAGCAATTTGCTTTCCATTCTGTCTCTTTCTTGTAATGGAGATTGGTTACCATCttaaaatggaaattaaataaggaaaaagaaaaaggaaaaaggatgCTCTTTCTTTTAGAGATTAAATGCAACCGAATcatatttgcttaattttggGAACTTTGAGGCACAAGCAACTTTACAATCGAATGGAGGTTAGTTGTGAATCTTGGGGGAAAAGATGTCTTGCTACTTTATCAAGTGAACAAATGGTCCAATAATGCAGTGCGGTTTGAAAAATCCAAGCTTGTATGGACCATGAAACTtcgattttttatttgggttCGTTAGGTTATTGTAATTGATTAGAGTTTAATTTATTGGAGAATTTGAACTAAACCAAGGAACCCTTAAATATAGACATAAAGTAAAAGATGGCCCCTTCTGTTTATTGAGTAATGATAACACATAGATAATTTGTTTGGATAGAAAGTTTTAGTAACCTTCGCGCCAAAGGAATATAAATTCCAAGTGCTGTGTTTCTTCTTCGGCACGatctaaatttgaattgaaaaataaaacatcaatAGTGAGGCCATTTAGgaggatgaaaaaaaaaaaagaaatagtttGAAAATTCCGTAAAGTCACATGTATTGgttgtttaatttgaaaagaacTTGAGGTTGTTAAATAAAGAGAAGAAGGTGGATGTTAACAAGATTCTCCACTGTCGCAACCATGGAAGACCATTACCAAGTCTGCAATGATTCGTTCAATCGATGGGGGTCCAAAATTTGGTGGGTATCcaaaatttggaagaaaaagaGTTTAATTTGTGGACTATGATTAAGAATGGAAaaagagttttaaaaattaagtaacgTTTTAGAGCAAGAGTAATAAAGGATTAATCTACTTTCATCAAATCATATGCATCAAGTTGTCGCTAAATGATTTTTGAAGTACGCAATTCAAAAGATAATGATTGCGTTATGATTCAAAGTTTCAAGAAGGGAAGCTAactgtaataataatttttataaaattaacttcatatcaaaatttgtCCCCACtcgaacataattttttttttttaaaaaaaaattaatatgaaaataaaggtTTTCTTTCGCCCAAACGCCGTGCCATGCAACAGTTAATAGCTTTATACCTATGTGTCCGTCCGTACCTTCGTCGAAACCACGGTTGATATTTACTCAAAAGTCAAAGGTCTGTTTCAAGGGTTGTTAAAGGATGCTTCGCACGATGAGTACGTGCTACCGCCTGCACACAATTCTAAGAATGCATGCatatataattgttataatattgaaaaaataataattaattaatgaaatactAAAAATAGTCATCAATGAATGGACAGGCCATGCACTCAGGCTCACGTGCAGGGCCACACGCCTTGGTTTGTCCTTGTAGCGTATCCCGTCGACAGGCCCTGCATGTTAGGCCACTCCCTATGCGGCTACATGCCCACAACGCGACAAATTCTTCACATTTCCCCCCAACACTACTACACTAGTTTGATCCCCTAATATCTATTATTGCCTTCtctttttcattcattttttttattattattatttcaataaattatttatactgTGGTAGTTAAAGGggattaattttaacttttgcgTGGCTAATGGCTGCTAGCTtcgttaaatttaattgttgtgGCCTTTACTAGCTGTCATTGAGTTCTAGGATACAGCAGTTGGATTCGCGAAATCGGAAGAAGGATCTTTTTGTCTTGAagctaaatatatttaatccCTTTCTCcccctccaaaaaaaaaaaaaagaaaaaaaaagccaaatattagttatataaattatattgagTTGCATGGAATTGAGGGATATAGAGTAGAATCAAGGTTCAACTCCCGAGACTTCCTTTGGTCTCTGTATATTTTTAACAAGGGGGgcaataatttctaaataattattaaaagatcGATCAAAATATATGAAAGCCATGCTGTGCCTGTGCTGCTGTCTTGAGTtgacaaaaattttaacataaaatttgttgGTTATTTTGGCTGTTTGGACAGCGTTCGCAACTGAGTTAGCGAACTCAATGACATCCCGCCACGTGGAATATGACGTGACATAAACTAATGGTCATCTGAAACATTGTCGTTTCACTATGATAGGAGCCAAACAAAATCTCCTAGGATTCCATCCATATTATTCCCCATTCATCCCTCTAGGGGAATGGACGTCTGGTACATGATCCAGCTGTACCGTGATCTGGATAATCTTCAGGTTTgattgatttaagtttaaaaatagaccaaaaaaggaaattttatgtttgaaaaatattctaCTGCTGCGGATAACATAACACTGCAATTTGGTTTTGCTCGACAGACTCAGAGCAGGTACAGATAGGATGAAACAGCATGGTTTTATACAGGGGGCAGCAATTTCAGTTGGgattttgtttattcaatttGGTTTGAGTCAAATTAAAGGAGAATGAGTCTGGAAAAAATtgtcttatttaataaacgagtgaattcaatttaatttattaaataaacgaATTGAATACTAGTTTAAGATTATTGATtcatttagaattaatttaacacggttcataaataaattgaatataaaagtattaatttattattggtttgattaaattatttatttattttggcatCCATGAATCTTTATACAGCGGGTTCAGAAGAATAAGAACTGCTATACATGCCGGacagaaagtgaaattataTTGGTCAAAAGTCAAAAGAAGATCGTCTAAGGCAGGGTAGCTTCTCAAGTAAGTAATAGTTTTGACTACAGAGTAGGGAGCATGAAGTGTAAATACTATACCTTGATAACTTTTTTACGGTTTGCCTGAAAAAGGTGAAGAGTAGGGGACTTATTAGTGAAGAGATCTTTGACCTTGTCAACATTTTTGATAGTGACAGGAGATAAAGACGAATCCGTAGTATTTCAGACCCTATGCGCCTGCCTTCCCTTCCACTCTCACTTCCTCATTCTTCCCCTCCTCCCCCCACCCCAATtctccttttaattttctttttattgcgGGTTTGACTGATTCGTATGACACAAGCTTTTACTTCTTTACGTGCAGCACTAGCCCGACCAGTCGCTCCGCCCCATATAGAAAATCAAACACGTAAAAATTCggtcacaaaaaaaaaaaaaaatagggtaAATCTCATGCCCTCATAATTTGTTGATAAACTTCATTTATAGGATTcagtttttaattctttagtTTGAATAAGGTTACGAAGAAAATAAGGAAGAAATGTAgagtagaaaaaaaattaattattgtgaatgAGGGTCCAGCTATGGTACCACAGTGATACCATACTACAACTAAATTCAGTTATTGGATTTAGTTATAAAGACTATTATAGGTTGGATCCAACTGTGGTATGATACCACTGTAGTACCATAGTTTTACCCTGTGAATgatataatattctttttacaaaattaactttGATCCAAAAATTCCAGTTTTTGTGAAATTTAGgtttataatattgtaaatagGTAATTCATATCTAacaattaatgtaagatacatCTAACAATATGTGAATCCCACACATACAATTCTTGTAAATATGTGATAAAGCTTAATAAATTTGAGATTctcgaatttttttttttgcatattttaaaattattttgtctctTTAACGTGGCATTATAACAAAtaggggcaaaaaaaaaaaaaaaggataaacaGAACATTTTAACGGCGGAGACTGAAGAGTAGTAACAGAGGTGTGGCCTGTGGAGTCGTAATGAACTTGAGTTTTGAGGGTACGtccctctttcaatttcaacgGCCGCGATTGAGTTTTTACATTTGATCCACGGTCCTGATTATTTTGAACATAATCTCCCCCAAGCCAAAGCATCATCAGGGCTCATCCATATAGATGATACATCTACCCACCATTTTGAGTTTGAAATTCAACAGTCCCAACGGGTCCcacatttttaaataacaCCGTAATATACTAACAACCATCCATCCAACTGGTCTTCTTTTAACCGTGGTTTAAAAAAACTCGAGTTAAAATACCACcacaataaataaacaagcCATCCTTCCCTCTCTCTTTAACTCTGGCTGGCGCCCTCTTATTTTCAAGTTTCGACTTCTCTCTCGAGCTCCGCGTCTCTCGTTCTTCTTAAATCAAACTCAAAACACACTCATCCGAGGCAGCACCAACAGTTTCTTACACTTCATTTACACGCTCAACGCGTGTCTGCTTCGACAAAATGACTGTGTTTTCCGTTAGGCAGGTGGTGCCCGTCGACTACGAGGCGGAGGTATCGCAGAGACTCCTCGAAGCGACGCTCGCCGGCGATCTTAAATCGGCGACGGAGTGCATTGCCGATCCGTACGTGGACGTGAACTTCGTCGGCGCGGTTTCTTTGAAGACGAGGAAGACTGAGGTCGTGCTTCGCGAGGGAAAGCCGAGCGAAGTCCGCGTCGAGTTCGAGGAGTTCAAGAGTGACGTCACGGCTCTGTTCCTAGCTGCTCACAGTGGAAATGTCACTCTTGTGAAGAAATTACTGGTATTGATCGGATCATTGCATAATGAACtcaataaatttgaatgtgAACTACTGTTTTATTTGCGTTGTCGTTTTGCTACTTGAACCGTCTTCgtcgtttttttttcctgtttttttttcgtaacatttgaattttttttttgttttgcaatgagcattgttgatttttttatcattttttaaggttttatGATTAACACAAAAAGAAATGGAATATTTGAGGTTTACAAGTTTCAGatcactaaaaataaaataatttgagatttgGACTGTTTCACTAACGTTTTCGTTTTGTcgtttgttttaattttttaagtattttgttgatttatcctttttttttctctcctaAAATAAGTATCGAGAGACTGTTGACCGGATTACTACTATTGAACTCAAGATTCAAAACTCTATCTAACCACCTTGTTAGACTTTTAAGttgaaagttaaaaaaaaaaaatgtctgtTAAGTGTGATTTGCGAAATTTGGATAGTTTCGCGAGTTCTCTACTTTATGGTTTTGTTATGAACTATGATTTtagtgatttaaaaatttgaaacaaaggtatttttgtaattttttcttggACCACTGAGCTGAATCTAGTTTTCTCTGCTTTAAGAGTTACATTTGCTGACATCATGATGCCTTTAACAATTTTCAATCCTCGGCTTCCAACTTTGAAGAGTCCAAGGTTTCATGTTATGTGGgaattatcttcaaaataAAGTTCAGATATCCCTTTCGTATCTTTAAAGATTCATTGTCTTCTTTGCTTTATTGCTTTTTCCTGTATTGGTCTCCTTTTTCATTATCTGGTTTACATTCATTAATGAAAGTATTTGCTTTAGTATTGTTTTAATTCTGTTTCGAAAGGCTGGATTGGATCATAGGAATCTGACTCATAATCTCTAAGAAACCATTCTGCTGTTCCTGCTTGAAAATTTGCACAAGTTATTATCTGCTTGATACGAATACATGTTTAACAGAAGAAAATTTGCACAGAGAGATAGTGATATTTGTTAAGAGAATAGTCAGGAAGTATATCTGGAGCCCATATAATTAAagcttaatatttatttatttaatggaATCAAATAAGGCAAGGCCCATGTTGAGTTGTCTGACTTTGACCACTGGCCAGACCTCAAAAGTACATTATTGTACTCATAGATGCATCCCCCTTTCAGCTTTCTAAAATGAGCATTCATTCACTCTTTGGTGGAAATTCCATGCTTCTTTGTCTGCTGCATATTTGCACTGTTGTTGTCCCGTAATTTTGTCAGCGTGTGGTCATGATTTTCGGTTCTGAATTAAGAATCCTAGATAGTTGTTACTACTGTAGTATTTTTGTTCCTTATCGATAACTCTCATTGAAATTTGGAATAAGGGgagaaattttatgaaaagaGCACAGTGTCACATTCTGAAGTCTTTAATTGTCTTTGTAATGTACTAAAAAGATTTGAGATAATGTCAAATCACAGAGCACTGGAGCTGATGTGAACCAGAAACTCTTCAGGGGCTTTGCAACGACAATAGCAGTGAGAGAGGGCCATCTTGAGATTCTGGAGATCTTACTTAAGGCCGGGGCTTCTCAGCCTGCATGTGAGGAGGCTTTGCTGGAGGCAAGCTGTCATGGTCAAGCTAGGCTTGCTGAGCTGCTTATGGGCTCTGATTTGATAAGGCCACATGTTGCTGTGCATTCTCTTGTCACAGCATGTTGTAGGGGATTTGTGGATGTGGTGGATACTCTCATGAAGGTAAGTCATCTTGCTTATTTAGAGGCTTTCAAAAATTAGAGCTATAACTGCCTTAATGTTGCATGTTTCATAGTGTCTTTCAGGGAGTTAATCTCTTATATCGTTATAGCATATTATGTATGACATGATTGATTTGCCAATCACATAGTTGGTTCTCTATGGCAGTGTGGAGTTGATATAAATGCCACTGATCGGTTGCTGCTGCAGTCATTGAAGCCTTCTCTTCACACAAACGTTGACTGTAGTGCACTTGTTGCTGCTGTGGTTAGTAGGCAGGTCTCTGTTGTCCAATTACTGCTACAGGTGACCTTTTGTAATCTTCCTCATTTATCTTTTATCATTCTGGTTGGTGAGGACTCCTGTTTTTGGTGGTTGGAGCCATCTGATGGTGTAGGTCCCCTctttgaaatgaaaaagtGTAATAACAGTGACACAGCTGAATTTTGTATCTTACTATGGCAATTCTAGTGTACTATTTTTGGTGGATGCATGGGGATCTCAACAGAAATTCTCTATATCCTCGGCCCTACATTAGAAgataatctattctacaaaataaatatggatGGGAAAATTACACATTTCttgcctctttttttttcacttatcaGTGTTTTTCTcctatacttttttttttttaatttaatacaacTCAACCCTTTTTTGGTCTCAAAATGATTATGCAGGCTGGTGCAAAAACAGATATGAAAGTAAGACTTGGAGCATGGTCATGGGACACAACTACAGGTGAAGAGTTTCGAGTAGGTGCTGGATTAGCTGAGCCATATGCCATCACCTGGTGTGCAGTAgagtattttgaaattactgGTTCCATCTTACGCATGCTTCTGCAGCACCTCTCCTATAATAGTCCTCACTACGGAAGAACCCTCCTTCACCATGCCATTCTTTGTGGCTGTACAGGAGCAGTCGCTGTCCTCTTGAGCTGTGGTGCTGATGCTCAATGCCCTATTAGAACCCAAAAAACCGAGTTCCATCCAATACACCTGGCTGCCCGTCTTGGCTTTTCTACAATTCTTCAATCCCTAATTGATTCTGGTTGTGATCTAAATACAAAGACAGAATCTGGTGAAACAGCTCTGATGATCAGTGCAAAATATAAGCAAGAAGAGTGCGTCAAAGTTTTGGCCAAGGTTGGTGCTGATTTCGGGTTAGTTAGTGTTTCTGGTCAGTCTGCAAGTTCTATTGCTGGTTCAAACTGGTGGTCTGTTGGTTTTCAACGAGCAGTACTAGACACAATCAGGTCTGGAAATATTCCAAAATCTAGCAATGTAGCAGTTTTCTCTCCTTTGATGTTTATAGCTCAAGCCGGTGATATTGCCGCCTTAAAAGCTCTTATTGGGAGGGAAGAACTTAATCTTGATTATCAGGATGACAATGGTTTCTCAGCTGTCATGGTTGCTGCCTCAAAGGGTCATGTTGAAGTATTCCGTGAGCTGGTTTATGCAGGGGCTGACGTTAAGCTGCTTAATAAATCTGGCAAAACTGCAATTATGCTATCTGAGTTGAACCAGAATTGTGACCTATTTGAGAAAGTAATGCTTGAATTTGCACTTGAAAAGGGAAACCGCAATGCTGGAGGTTTCTATGCTTTACATTGTGCTGCACGTCGTGGTGACTTGGATGCAGTTAGGTTGCTGACAAGTAGGGGTTATGGTGTTAATGTCCCAGATGGTGATGGTTATACTCCATTGATGTTGGCGGCAAGGGAAGGCCATGGGCCCATGTGTGAACTCTTGATCTCAAATGGAGCTGTTTGCGATATTAAGAATGCTAGAGGTGAAACTGCACTCTCGCTTGCAAGAAAAAATTCCAGCATGAAAAATGACGCTGAACTCGTGATTTTGGATGAAGTTGCTCGCATGCTGGTATTAGGCGGTGGTCATGTACTAAAACATACCAAAGGAGGTAAAGGCACTCCACACAGGAAAGATATCAGAATGTTGGGGTCTGAAGGTGTGCTGCGGTGGGGAAATTCAAGACGTAGAAATGTGATATGCCGAGAGGCAAAGTTGGGGCCAAGTCCAGCCTTTCAAAAGAATAGGCGAGGCAAAGGTGATGTTAATGAACCTGGGGTGTTCCATATAGTGACCACCAAGAACAATGAGGTTCATTTTGTATGCCAAGGTGGGTTGGAAATGGCTGAGCTCTGGGTGAGGGGTATAATGCTGGTAACGAAGGCGGCCATGCATGGTTAACAGAGAAACCAAGGACTATGAGTTGCAAGACTCTTGCCTTAATAGTATGTATAGAAATAGCAGCTTGTAGTACTTTGTCTCGAAGTACTTTGGATTGCTagatttatgttaaaaaagtTTTGCTCCTAGTAGTTGTAAATGCTTtctcataaaaaagaaaaaaaaatggcattTTCGTCCACTTCTTAGTCTGGCCATCTCTGCTTCATAGAAGCTTCAAAAGTTAAGGTCATTGAAAACTAACGTCAAGTTAATGGATGTGCTGAAAAGAGAAATCAGACGAAAACTAATCCGCTACAAATATTGCGAGTGAAAGCCGCAAACTTTGTTCCAAGCACTGGCTAttaagcaaaaaagaaaagatttcaTTAACATACACATACTTCACATGTAAATTGAGCCTCAAATAAGCCGCAGAGATCTACGATTCCACAAGAATTGTTGGCTAACTGACATCATATATCAAGAATCAAATGGTAAATGTAACAATAGTGGATTCTAACGGAAGCATACTTAATTGTTCATATAAATGCAGCATGTACCTCGCCCTCTCATGAACTATGAAAATATACAAAAGAATTCAGAATATGATAAAGTGAAGGGCTTTTGATAGTAATTCAGTTGTCCATAATTCCAACGCGTTTCAATAATATCCGAATTGTATCAGCAGACTCAGCCTTCATTAATTTCCTTCTCTTTTGCCTTGCAGATATCATCCGCTGACTTCACATATTTTTTAGTCAACTCATCTATCTGTAAAAGGAAGtagaaattgaaaacaatcaaataaatgcAACAGTTCTTTTAGCTAGGATCAGCTGAACACACCTCtttctccaatctcttcattTGATCCTTGGGCAAACTTGAACCTGCTTTCTTCATCATATCCAACGCCTGTAAAACCAAGAATATATCAACTTTGATGCATGGAACAATTAAAACATTACAGCAATACAAAAAATCCACAACAACAAAGTATCAGTGGAATTCCTTTTTGTAGACTTAATATTAATGATGgataaatataatttccaATGAAAAAGATTAACGGTTATTTAATGAGTTGTGACACCGCTGCTAGACTCCCATGGGTTAGCAGATTACATAATTATCTATgaatttcacaaaataagtCCAATCATAGAAGGAAAAGCACGCATTCTTACATGATTAAACTCTCGACCAAtagttaaaatatattattatcagaCAACATAAACTAAGATCTAGAGACTGGAAGAGCAAGAAATTACAAACATGAATCCCATGTCAGATAAAGAAAATAGTCAGTTACTGATAATACCTTCTGCCGAGACCTTCTAATACTTTGTTTGACATCTTCACTCGTCTTGGCTACTACCTTACACATTGCCTGGATATGCTCTTTGGTCAATCTGGTCAATGCGAACAGCAAACAATAGTAAATCAATGAAGCGATCAGAAAGTCCATTGACATGCACAGCAGAGGAAACTTTGATCCCAAATACTGCCTTATCATCAtaaaactcttcaaatatattttccaCTCCAATAATGGGTTTGTCACCCATTATTAGGTGATGGACTTCTGTGtcacaaatataaatgagaaaaaaatttaaatggagCAAGTGTTTACGCTGGAATAGCTGCAATCAAACGTTGCCCATCCACTCTAGGATTTAACCCTAGCGGAGATGAAACAATGGCGCACTCTAACTCTTTCAGGGTCTGCAAGAAACAGTTAGTTCATTATGGTCTTGATCAAACTGGGTTTGGATTGTTTAAAATCTACCACTAATATTATTCCAAGCATAcatgaaaaaatgaagaaacatgcATAATTTTTCCAGCTTCAACATATAATACAACTGTTAATTCAAATTAACATAGAAAgtgattcatttaaaaaggAAGATCTCCAAGATAGGAAACTGTTAACAATTATGTAGCATGAGACTTGAGCACATAGATAATTACATTTGGATCATAGGGATTAATTGATAAGGTCTTAGAATCTAGCACTGAAACAACAGCTAAATGATTCAAGGGCATCTTCACTCCACCAGTTTCAACAATAATGTGGTCAAGCATTCCTGTAAAAAAAACATTGCAGAAAAATATATGTCAAATTATCAGACCACCAAacctctacaacaaaaaaaattaagataaagatGATCCATGGTAATATACCTGGTGACGCCCTTCCTGTTCTTAATTTGGTCAGTTCGCGTGACAATGCAACTATTGCTGCTTCCATCTGTGAGACAGTAGTTTCCTTAACAGTGGGACCAATATCCACAATTTCAACTGTACTTCCAGCACCAGAATCATCCTCTACAGATTTGTATCAAAAGGAATAAGAATGTGCGCAAACATAATGACCGTGTTTAAAGAGGTAATTCAACATGCAATTCTCACAAATGTACAAAAATTTGTTTCATGATCAATAACTAAAGAAATGAATAATGTGAACTTAACTATCCCTCAGACCTAAATGGTTTGGATAAGCTAAATAAATCCTCCGCATTCCAATTATCGGGGAGATATTTTGTTTAACATGTTTAGAACCTCTATTTCATTCCAACTGGAGTCAAATCACTGTTCCATGCCATAGCATTCACAGAATAACCAAAACAACAATCTTTCCTTACAATTACAATTGGTATAGATTagataaatcataaaaaagacTGTTCATTTTACACGGTGAGAATCCTAATAAGACTATTGCAAGATAATTTGAGGCATAGTTATACAATCTGCCATTACATCTCATTACTATACCATCATTTTGATCCAGCTGaatcaacaaacaaacaagcaaGCCACATATCCAAAAACCCAAAAACTGAAATCACCCACTCAACACCGTAATACATAACATCCCATTCATCAAATCTCCAATTTAGTAATAACAACTCCATAgataatactaaaaaaaaaaaaaccaaaagcaGAGAGATTAGAGAAGTACTTGATCTTTTGCCTTTGGCGAATCCTCGACGACAACCTTGCATGAAGCCGAAAGCCGAAAGACTTGGATCACTGTACCGGGTCCTAAAGAACCCATTACTGCGGGAGCAGGGAGTATGGAACCAGCTTCGCTGTGATTGAAGAGAAGAGCTTCCATTTCTAAGAAGCAGTGTTGCGTTTCGATTAGAGATTGCTCGTCTTAGATGCATTGCCATGATTTTTCgttatttatttcttgtttaattgtgttttgaagaaatgaaacaaTAGATAGACTTCCAACTATTCCGTTTAGGGTTTTAGTGGTTTTCTGTTTTtgagggtttagggtttattgtttgttattataaaatcCTCCGTTTGTTGCTAAGCCTAACCTTATTGCAATCGACCCAACATTTGGGCATCCAAACTGGGTTGGTTGGATTCATTTCCATGAGAAAGTGggctatttattatttatcttttttcattaattttgttataatttactAACTTTATGGTGAAGATGTGAGTCTaaattgatataattattatttatttattatttattttttgttatggCGGGGTGGTTTTCAAGAAATTTAGGGTGTGTTTGCTGTTGTTTTTTAATTggtatttttgaattttcttttaaaaaataagaagaattaatttttagtgaaaataaaaaacgtttttggtaatttattttaaaattaacattaaaaaatgaaaaagataaaatgtgtttaatagtttatttagaaaatataaataataaaattgtatttgctataattttatgaaaattatttttaaatagttttatgatatgtatacatttttaattgtttttttttattattttagatatttttgaaaaaattaataaacaagtaaaataatgtagtaataaatattaatataaaagtataagtttttatattattacaaagtcctattcaatgaaatattatAGAATAATTTATAGAACGTccataattatttcaaaaaattatttattattttttttaaaaaaattttaaacaaaaattattacataaacataataaaatttactgtatatttattatttttaaaccaaaatttcatatttgtatttatatatcTCTTTGGGCccacaaatttttaatgtcaaaaaacCACAAAAGTCACCAAGTGTGGTCACCGTATAATTAATGCAtgtaaaatagaaaacaaaattaagagaaTACAAATATTGtgttttcttcatttgttaagaaaagttaaagaatgaaaatatttcattctccATAATTTCCCATTATAATTACGAAATGCCCCGGccaaacacattttttattttatcatctttgcaaaacaaaaaatgctCAGTaaaaaacaataccaaacgcaccctttATTTAGTTGATCATTGGAgttcaatttttgaaaataaaaaatgtaaaaaataataaaattattatttattttataattttagtaaGAAACATTTGAAGTAAACATTTTTagaaacaataattgaaaaatcacaatgtattttataattagtgTATAATTTTGcatcaaaagaatttgagattagGTTTTGTAGACCAATTATGCTGTTGATTTACAAAAATGGTAGGAAATATTCGTATCctttaacaaataattaatggaCAATTTTgcactaaaaaaat contains:
- the LOC102621343 gene encoding uncharacterized protein LOC102621343 isoform X1, translating into MTVFSVRQVVPVDYEAEVSQRLLEATLAGDLKSATECIADPYVDVNFVGAVSLKTRKTEVVLREGKPSEVRVEFEEFKSDVTALFLAAHSGNVTLVKKLLSTGADVNQKLFRGFATTIAVREGHLEILEILLKAGASQPACEEALLEASCHGQARLAELLMGSDLIRPHVAVHSLVTACCRGFVDVVDTLMKCGVDINATDRLLLQSLKPSLHTNVDCSALVAAVVSRQVSVVQLLLQAGAKTDMKVRLGAWSWDTTTGEEFRVGAGLAEPYAITWCAVEYFEITGSILRMLLQHLSYNSPHYGRTLLHHAILCGCTGAVAVLLSCGADAQCPIRTQKTEFHPIHLAARLGFSTILQSLIDSGCDLNTKTESGETALMISAKYKQEECVKVLAKVGADFGLVSVSGQSASSIAGSNWWSVGFQRAVLDTIRSGNIPKSSNVAVFSPLMFIAQAGDIAALKALIGREELNLDYQDDNGFSAVMVAASKGHVEVFRELVYAGADVKLLNKSGKTAIMLSELNQNCDLFEKVMLEFALEKGNRNAGGFYALHCAARRGDLDAVRLLTSRGYGVNVPDGDGYTPLMLAAREGHGPMCELLISNGAVCDIKNARGETALSLARKNSSMKNDAELVILDEVARMLVLGGGHVLKHTKGGKGTPHRKDIRMLGSEGVLRWGNSRRRNVICREAKLGPSPAFQKNRRGKGDVNEPGVFHIVTTKNNEVHFVCQGGLEMAELWVRGIMLVTKAAMHG
- the LOC102621343 gene encoding uncharacterized protein LOC102621343 isoform X2, producing MGSDLIRPHVAVHSLVTACCRGFVDVVDTLMKCGVDINATDRLLLQSLKPSLHTNVDCSALVAAVVSRQVSVVQLLLQAGAKTDMKVRLGAWSWDTTTGEEFRVGAGLAEPYAITWCAVEYFEITGSILRMLLQHLSYNSPHYGRTLLHHAILCGCTGAVAVLLSCGADAQCPIRTQKTEFHPIHLAARLGFSTILQSLIDSGCDLNTKTESGETALMISAKYKQEECVKVLAKVGADFGLVSVSGQSASSIAGSNWWSVGFQRAVLDTIRSGNIPKSSNVAVFSPLMFIAQAGDIAALKALIGREELNLDYQDDNGFSAVMVAASKGHVEVFRELVYAGADVKLLNKSGKTAIMLSELNQNCDLFEKVMLEFALEKGNRNAGGFYALHCAARRGDLDAVRLLTSRGYGVNVPDGDGYTPLMLAAREGHGPMCELLISNGAVCDIKNARGETALSLARKNSSMKNDAELVILDEVARMLVLGGGHVLKHTKGGKGTPHRKDIRMLGSEGVLRWGNSRRRNVICREAKLGPSPAFQKNRRGKGDVNEPGVFHIVTTKNNEVHFVCQGGLEMAELWVRGIMLVTKAAMHG
- the LOC102621071 gene encoding uncharacterized protein LOC102621071, translated to MAMHLRRAISNRNATLLLRNGSSSLQSQRSWFHTPCSRSNGFFRTRYSDPSLSAFGFMQGCRRGFAKGKRSKDDSGAGSTVEIVDIGPTVKETTVSQMEAAIVALSRELTKLRTGRASPGMLDHIIVETGGVKMPLNHLAVVSVLDSKTLSINPYDPNTLKELECAIVSSPLGLNPRVDGQRLIAAIPALTKEHIQAMCKVVAKTSEDVKQSIRRSRQKALDMMKKAGSSLPKDQMKRLEKEIDELTKKYVKSADDICKAKEKEINEG